GACAGAATATGTCAAACTGGACTATAAAAGCTTATAGAAAATTAAAAGGTCTTAATGATATTATGAAAGATCACATAAAGACTGGTACATATCTTCAAATGGATGAAACAGTCCTCAAAGTTCATGGGGAAGTTGGTAAATTAGATTCTAGTAACTCTTACATATGGGTCACCTGTGGTGGGCCTAAAGACTCAAGTATAGCTCTCTATGAATATAATAGATCTCGAAGTTCAAAATATATTAAAGATTTTACTGAAGGCTTTTCTGGGTTTTGTCAGTCAGATGGTTTCCCAGGTTACAATGCCGTTTTTAAAAATAGTGACAAAATAACACATGTAACATGTTTAGCACATTGTCGGAGAGAGCTTTACGATGCCTATAAAGCTTCTAAGCAACTAAATAAGTCTAATGTTGTAATTAATAAAATTCAAAAGATATATGTTGTAGAAAAACAACTTAGAGATAAGAACCTCAAACCGGAAGAATTTGTAGCAGAAAGAAAGAAGTTAGCGACACCATTACTTGATAACCTAAAAGACTGGCTTGATAAAAAGGCTATAAATATTAGACCAGAAAGTAAATTGGGGAAAGCTGTAAAATATACATTAGGCCAATGGGATAAAATGATAAATTACCTTGATTGTGCAGAGCTTACTCCAGATAATAACGCTGCGGAGAGAGTGGTAAAACCACTTGTTATGGGTCGTAAAAATTTTTTATTTTCGGGTAGTCCTGAAGGTGCGGATGCATTATGTTTTTTCTACTCTTTAATTGAAACGGCAAAATTAAATGATTTAAATCCATACGCATATTTAAAATGGTTATATGATAAGGCTCCATTATTACCAGAAGGCTCCTCATTAGAAGAATTAGCTCCATGGAAATGTGATCCAATAGAAGTTAATAAAATTATGTTACCTTCTTAGTATCCGTCAAAACTATATGCCATTAAAATATTTTGAAAAGTGATTCATCCTCTATTTGGGAGGATTTATGAAATCGAAATATACTTTAGAAGAAAGAAAACAATTAGTTATAGAACAACAAAAATCAGGTTTAACAATAACAGAGTTTACTAAACAAAAAAATATTAAACAAACAACCTTTCAGAATTGGCTTAGGAGATTAAAAGAAACAGAGTCAGAAAAGTTTGTGAAAGTTAAATTGAAATCAGAGAAACCTTTAGAACCAACGCTGCTAATGATAAATAGTATTAAACTAGAGATTCCCGCCACAGTATCATCTTCAAAGATAGCTCAGATTATTTCTGTGATAAGAGAGATATAATGATACTAGATTTTACAAACCTATCTATATATGTAAGACCTGGAGTAACAGATATGAGAAAACAAATAAATGGCTTATCTGTACTGACAGAAGACGAAATGGGAATGGATTCCGGTTCAGGAAGCCTTTTTCTATTTTGTAGCCGTAACAGAAAAACATTAAAGTGTATTTACTGGGATCGAAATGGATTCTGTATGTGGCAAAAAAAACTAGAAAAAGATAAGTTCCCATGGCCAATGACTGAGGAAGATGCTCAAGAAATAACTTTTGAACAGTTAAAGCTACTTTTAGATGGTATTGATTTTTGGAAAGCCCATAAAGAAATAAAGTTTAAAGAAATGAACTAAAGGGGTTTTATAATTATTATTAAAATTGTAGAATTCTTTTGTAATGACAGATATTAACAAGCAGGAATTACCTGAGGAAGTTTTAAAATATATAGATTCTCTTGAGAATAAGGTTACTCTTTTAGAAGATGAACTTCGCTTATTAAGAAGTAAACATTTCGGCAAATCTAGTGAAAAGATGCCTCTTCAAAAAGAACTCTTTGAGGAGTTTGAAGAAACTCCAATGGAAGAGGAGCCTGATGAAGAGATTATTGTTTCTGAATATAAAAAGAAAAAACCGGGAAGAAAGCCTATCAGTGATGAACTTCCAAGAAAAGATATAATTCATGATATTTCAGAAGAAGATAAAAAATGTGCTTGTGGTCATGAGCTTGTGAAAATAGATGAGGTTGTAACTGAGAGAATTCAGGTTATACCTGAAAAAGTATATGTAGAGAGACATATAAGACCTAAATATGCTTGTAGAAACTGTGAAGGTTCTGGAGATGAAGAGAAACCAGTTTTCAGAATTGCTCCTGCAGCTCCATCATTAATACCCGGTAGTATAATAACAGCAGGACTTCT
Above is a genomic segment from Thiospirochaeta perfilievii containing:
- the tnpA gene encoding IS66 family insertion sequence element accessory protein TnpA, which gives rise to MKSKYTLEERKQLVIEQQKSGLTITEFTKQKNIKQTTFQNWLRRLKETESEKFVKVKLKSEKPLEPTLLMINSIKLEIPATVSSSKIAQIISVIREI
- the tnpC gene encoding IS66 family transposase, encoding MGGIKKQVIPEEISTYIESLENSNKSLENRVKILEEELRLERVKRFGKSSEKVTPLQSELFDEFEQTALDIEEEDEPEVISIPAYNRKKKGRKPIDPSLPRKQIIHDISEDDKQCACGCQMVKIDEVVTERVQIIPEKSYVEQHIRPKYACRNCEGSGDEDKPTFRVAPAPPSLISGSIVTGGLLAYIHTNKFCDYLPFYRQEKRFERYGIPISRQNMSNWTIKAYRKLKGLNDIMKDHIKTGTYLQMDETVLKVHGEVGKLDSSNSYIWVTCGGPKDSSIALYEYNRSRSSKYIKDFTEGFSGFCQSDGFPGYNAVFKNSDKITHVTCLAHCRRELYDAYKASKQLNKSNVVINKIQKIYVVEKQLRDKNLKPEEFVAERKKLATPLLDNLKDWLDKKAINIRPESKLGKAVKYTLGQWDKMINYLDCAELTPDNNAAERVVKPLVMGRKNFLFSGSPEGADALCFFYSLIETAKLNDLNPYAYLKWLYDKAPLLPEGSSLEELAPWKCDPIEVNKIMLPS
- the tnpB gene encoding IS66 family insertion sequence element accessory protein TnpB (TnpB, as the term is used for proteins encoded by IS66 family insertion elements, is considered an accessory protein, since TnpC, encoded by a neighboring gene, is a DDE family transposase.), with protein sequence MILDFTNLSIYVRPGVTDMRKQINGLSVLTEDEMGMDSGSGSLFLFCSRNRKTLKCIYWDRNGFCMWQKKLEKDKFPWPMTEEDAQEITFEQLKLLLDGIDFWKAHKEIKFKEMN